The following proteins come from a genomic window of Sardina pilchardus chromosome 1, fSarPil1.1, whole genome shotgun sequence:
- the LOC134085358 gene encoding 52 kDa repressor of the inhibitor of the protein kinase-like produces the protein MPNFCVAPNCTKKSTQTDLAFFRFPRDVKRCHEWVENCRRADLLAKTPDQLNKHYRLCAAHFDPSMICKTGPFRTVLKDSAVPTIFDFSGQNKKLHKNRKRVKVLTEEEVRDIKERRLEEEAEANKEDEDVEDMEQDAAPQLSPEEQELREYLRSLFEILLLLGKQGIPLIGHTVTAPLSSSAEKLREAGGDAAAAAAVVVVEGNQDKTSVANNGNRTGPAPPPPPPTLPPPPPTTFTPLSNFQALVEFRISAGDEALRRRFEGAATNSETCPPETLRNMLDVAAACIREDLLRDVQLYSLIAGEPAEMASSSDFAGRESGGGREVLLPIFARFVDVSAAVAAGHGGPREELLGFVPLECDGDTLAERLLAFVTEACGLDADKCRGFAYDCGGGGARHALRMRTAAERISERHPAAVRTLWSGCGLNTLLAESAGTPGTQVVVATLSRVDALLRSSPALRLELERAVAASFRDDEEMCRELLAACRRGRWGRRHNAFQLTSDLLEPLKLCLESVCDSGHDQRWSERVARDCLALAETLNDFEFLAALVVLKNVLSFTRAFGRNLQGGAMDVHLATSSVTAVLHSLVEVADNIDVYHEFWFEEAVLVAQSLGIPVRVPLRHLRKCAGTGAEPQPEGYYKEHLTVPVVSYVIAELNELFSETHLKVLRCLSLIPAVMGQLKFAADVAEETAVAEVYRRDLPSPDTLATELQCWRVKWKHRSKGVPLPASVAETLRLADVKFFPNLDALLGALWNLPILSPDEGPPPEKKKTVTAAAPASQQKPQEETTTTTPAAEAETEVAVNDDDDDNDDDAGDDDGAGDHGEGGCGGTARSRLQAYLRDTPVRHRSSWLALVYANMDARHDPDRMVEAYLKLYPDSS, from the exons ATGCCAAATTTCTGCGTGGCGCCGAATTGCACCAAGAAAAGTACGCAAACAGATTTAGCTTTCTTCCGATTTCCAAGGGATGTGAAGAG ATGTCACGAGTGGGTGGAGAACTGTCGGCGTGCCGACCTGCTGGCCAAAACGCCGGACCAGCTGAATAAGCACTACAGATTGTGTGCGGCTCACTTTGACCCCAGCATGATCTGCAAGACG GGTCCATTTCGGACAGTTCTTAAGGACAGTGCAGTTCCCACCATATTTGATTTCAGCGGCCAGAACAAGAAACTGCACAAAAACCGCAAACGTGTTAAAGTTCTG ACAGAAGAAGAAGTCAGAGACATTAAAGAACGTAGAT tggaggaggaggcggaggccaACAAGGAGGACGAGGATGTGGAAGACATGGAACAGGACGCCGCTCCTCAGCTGTCGCCGGAGGAGCAGGAACTGCGGGAATACCTGCGCTCCCTGTTCGAGATCCTGCTCCTGCTCGGCAAGCAGGGAATTCCGCTGATCGGACACACGGTGACCGCGCCGCTCTCGTCCTCCGCGGAGAAGCTCAGAGAAGCGGGAGGtgatgccgccgccgccgctgccgtcgTCGTCGTCGAGGGAAACCAAGACAAAACAAGCGTCGCCAACAACGGCAACAGAACCgggccagcaccaccaccaccaccgccgacgctcccgccgccgccgccgaccaCCTTCACGCCTCTGAGCAACTTCCAGGCGCTGGTGGAGTTCCGGATCAGCGCGGGCGACGAGGCGCTCCGGCGGCGGTTCGAGGGCGCGGCGACGAACTCGGAGACGTGCCCGCCGGAGACGCTGCGCAACATGCTGGACGTGGCCGCCGCCTGCATCCGCGAGGACCTGCTCCGCGACGTGCAGCTCTACTCGCTCATCGCCGGCGAGCCCGCCGAAATGGCGTCGTCTTCGGACTTCGCCGGCAGAGAGAGCGGCGGTGGACGCGAAGTCCTCCTGCCGATCTTCGCCCGGTTCGTGGACGTctcggcggcggtggcggccggGCACGGCGGGCCCCGCGAGGAGCTCCTGGGCTTCGTGCCGCTGGAGTGCGACGGCGACACGCTGGCGGAGAGGCTGCTGGCGTTCGTGACGGAGGCGTGCGGGCTGGACGCCGACAAGTGCCGCGGCTTCGCGTACgactgcggcggcggcggcgcccgGCACGCGCTGCGCATGCGCACGGCGGCCGAGCGCATCTCGGAGCGCCATCCGGCGGCGGTGCGCACGCTGTGGTCGGGCTGCGGCCTCAACACGCTGCTGGCGGAGAGCGCGGGAACGCCGGGCACGCAGGTGGTGGTGGCGACGCTGAGCCGCGTGGACGCGCTCCTCCGCAGCTCGCCGGCGCTGCGCCTGGAGCTGGAGCGCGCCGTGGCGGCGAGCTTCCGCGACGACGAGGAGATGTGCCGCGAGCTGCTGGCCGCGTGCCGCCGCGGCCGCTGGGGCCGGCGCCACAACGCCTTCCAGCTGACCTCCGACCTCCTCGAGCCGCTCAAGCTCTGCCTGGAGTCGGTGTGCGACAGCGGCCACGACCAGCGCTGGAGCGAGCGGGTGGCGCGCGACTGCCTGGCGCTCGCCGAGACGCTCAACGACTTCGAGTTCCTGGCGGCGCTGGTGGTGCTGAAGAACGTGCTGTCGTTCACGCGCGCCTTCGGCCGCAACCTGCAGGGCGGCGCCATGGACGTGCACCTGGCCACCAGCAGCGTCACCGCCGTGCTGCACTCGCTCGTCGAGGTGGCCGACAACATCGACGTCTACCACGAGTTCTGGTTCGAGGAGGCCGTGCTGGTGGCGCAGTCGCTCGGCATCCCCGTGCGCGTTCCTCTGCGGCACCTGCGCAAGTGCGCCGGCACGGGCGCGGAGCCGCAGCCCGAGGGCTACTACAAGGAGCACCTGACGGTGCCGGTGGTGAGCTACGTCATCGCGGAGCTCAACGAGCTGTTCTCGGAGACGCACCTGAAGGTGCTGCGCTGCCTGTCGCTCATCCCGGCCGTCATGGGCCAGCTGAAGTTCGCGGCCGACGTGGCGGAGGAGACGGCGGTGGCCGAGGTGTACCGCCGCGACCTGCCCAGCCCCGACACGCTGGCCACCGAGCTGCAGTGCTGGCGCGTCAAGTGGAAGCACCGCAGCAAGGGCGTGCCGCTGCCCGCCAGCGTCGCCGAGACGCTGCGCCTCGCCGACGTCAAGTTCTTCCCCAACCTCGACGCCCTGCTCGGCGCGCTCTGGAACCTGCCCATCCTCAGCCCCGACGAGGGACCGCCGCCGGAGAAGAAGAAAACGGTAACAGCGGCGGCACCGGCATCGCAGCAGAAACCGCAGGAggagacgacgacgacgacgccgGCAGCGGAGGCAGAGACGGAGGTGGCTGttaacgacgacgacgacgacaacgaTGATGACGCCGGCGACGACGACGGTGCCGGTGACCACGGCGAGGGCGGCTGCGGCGGAACCGCTCGGAGTCGGCTTCAGGCGTACCTCCGCGACACCCCCGTGAGGCACCGCTCCTCGTGGCTGGCGCTCGTCTACGCCAACATGGACGCGCGGCACGACCCCGACCGCATGGTGGAGGCCTATCTGAAACTGTACCCAGACAGCAGCTGA
- the si:ch211-266i6.3 gene encoding cytoskeleton-associated protein 2: MDIHKKSNKENTRPKPGQEKVITSFIKRTAPGKTVPLQSKNDHKDATVQKRAEPTKKAEQRAPRVAATVAAKPAAEASKKPQTLTQTFLSQQSASYKKLLTQGPKPAPTAAPPKSLLGTYKGKVIQSKVDCFRKPGETTAAAAADRKVFAKPAVPKTVGQTPATLSRFKSKSVTTLLVKPAPGVSQTQPRRPKSVTDVPLSRPAGKTNRNGQTQTVATVRQFQVTKRPPTARSVPPATATTRPAAGPKARPAPATAKKANENASRPPVVPTSQRPSRKPVTSTLSHTRAAMETVEERRAKLAEWLASKGKTLKRPPIHNNSAQPTQRPRPFVVPKADLQQNQEPAESHAAAAGSSPVPEAAEAEPKPVLEPEPEAVAELKTVVAEAEEEEEEEEGAVTSSPAAVMNTTLDMVDNCELDLPEVDVCMEHLVVNLCEALEAMETPSTCQSVGTVAIEAPSMCQSDDAVVMEMSSTRQSAEQHAGEKDTVAEQEAVGMEVQVGEQNEEDEEEQIEEEQDEVENAKDEIKEAFANKETDDATSTEESESSGEDSALEMEADSIEGSESGSDTSEDAQVEPAVADRKVKAEVKAEDEDDEDEEAENCATKTPECNGASVVKFSVRTTPYLQSVKKRIDGESSSSAVAAPSSCGSSRRQRQRQSGAAAIGDLKFLTPVRRSCRIQRQSARLPAALTEHDPCVTSLAELARLEGGGDEAHVGTPMAANAYIYRRNPALLDELPDVHRDLTRL, from the exons ATGGATATTCACAAAAAG AGCAACAAGGAAAACACTCGTCCTAAACCTGGACAAGAGAAGGTCATCACATCGTTTATCAAAAGAACAGCTCCTGGGAAAACCGTCCCGCTGCAGTCCAAGAATGACCACAAAGACGCTACGGTTCAGAAGAGGGCGGAGCCCACGAAAAAGGCCGAACAGAGAGCCCCCAGGGTAGCAGCCACCGTCGCTGCCAAACCCGCGGCAGAGGCCTCAAAAAAGCCCCAAACACTGACCCAGACCTTCCTCTCTCAACAGTCCGCCAGTTATAAAAAGCTGCTAACGCAAGGCCCAAAGCCCGCACCCACCGCTGCTCCACCAAAGTCTCTGCTTGGCACCTACAAGGGCAAGGTCATCCAGTCCAAGGTGGACTGTTTCAGGAAGCCTGGCGAAACCACAGCGGCGGCCGCCGCTGACAGAAAGGTGTTCGCGAAGCCGGCCGTCCCCAAGACTGTCGGGCAGACGCCAGCGACGTTGTCGAGGTTCAAGTCGAAGTCTGTCACCACGTTACTCGTGAAGCCAGCGCCCGGCGTCTCCCAGACTCAACCGCGCAGGCCCAAGTCCGTCACCGACGTGCCTCTGAGTCGCCCGGCGGGCAAAACCAACCGCAACGGCCAGACGCAAACGGTCGCCACCGTGCGCCAGTTCCAGGTCACCAAGAGGCCGCCCACTGCCCGTTCGGTCCCTCCGGCGACGGCGACGACCAGGCCAGCGGCTGGCCCGAAGGCGAGGCCTGCCCCGGCCACGGCCAAGAAGGCGAACGAGAACGCCAGCAGGCCGCCCGTCGTTCCCACGAGCCAGCGTCCCTCCCGCAAGCCTGTCACAAGCACGCTCAGTCACACCAGGGCTGCCATGGAAACAGTGGAGGAGCGAAG AGCAAAGTTGGCTGAGTGGTTGGCCTCCAAAGGCAAGACTCTGAAGAGGCCCCCCATCCACAACAACAGCGCACAGCCCACCCAGAGGCCCAGGCCCTTCGTGGTGCCCAAAGCGGACCTTCAGCAGAACCAGGAGCCTGCCGAGTCTCACGCCGCTGCTGCAGGGTCCAGTCCGGTTCCAGAGGCTGCCGAGGCGGAACCGAAACCGGTACTGGAACCAGAACCCGAAGCTGTGGCTGAGCTGAAGACGGTGGTAGCGgaagcagaagaggaggaggaagaggaagagggggcggTCACCTCCAGCCCGGCTGCAGTCATGAACACCACGCTGGACATGGTGGACAACTGTGAGCTGGACCTGCCAGAAGTGGACGTGTGCATGGAACAC CTGGTGGTGAACCTGTGCGAGGCCCTGGAAGCCATGGAGACGCCCTCTACGTGTCAGAGTGTTGGTACGGTCGCCATAGAGGCGCCGTCTATGTGTCAGAGTGATGATGCGGTCGTCATGGAGATGTCCTCTACGCGTCAAAGTGCTG aACAACATGCTGGTGAGAAGGACACGGTAGCAGAGCAGGAAGCTGTGGGGATGGAGGTGCAAGTAGGGGAGCAGAAcgaggaagacgaggaagaACAGATTGAAGAGGAGCAGGACGAGGTTGAAAATGCAAAGGACGAGATTAAAGAAGCGTTCGCAAACAAGGAGACAGACGACGCAACGTCGACCGAAGAGAGCGAGAGTTCGGGCGAAGATTCCGCGTTGGAGATGGAGGCCGACTCGATCGAGGGGTCAGAATCAGGCAGCGACACCAGTGAAGACGCACAGGTGGAGCCTGCCGTCGCAGACCGTAAAGTGAAGGCTGAGGTGAAGGCAGAAGATGAAGATGACGAAGACGAGGAGGCGGAGAACTGCGCCACGAAAACCCCAGAATGCAATGGGGCGTCGGTGGTGAAGTTCAGCGTGAGGACGACCCCTTACCTACagag CGTTAAGAAGCGCATTGACGGGGAGTCGTCGTCATCGGCGGTTGCTGCCCCCTCCAGCTGCGGGTCGTCCCGGCGCCAACGGCAACGGCAGAGCGGCGCCGCCGCCATCGGCGACCTGAAGTTCCTGACGCCGGTGCGCCGCTCGTGCCGCATCCAGCGCCAGTCCGCGCGTCTGCCCGCCGCCCTGACGGAGCACGACCCCTGCGTGACCTCGCTCGCCGAGCTGGCCAGGCTCGAGGGCGGCGGCGACGAGGCCCATGTCGGCACGCCGATGGCAGCCAACGCCTACATCTATAGGCGGAACCCAGCGCTGCTGGACGAGCTGCCCGACGTTCACAGAGACCTGACCCGACTGTAA